GCCAAGTTTTGCCAGTCAAAGTGCGCTTATCCAGCAGAAGCCTCAGAGCAGTGAACAAGAGGTTCATTCTGCGGAGCAACGTATTGCTCAACTGTCTTACCAAGCTCAGGATACGAGTCTTGAGAGTGAAGTTAGAGTACAGGCGCTGCAACAACTCGCTCGTTATCCAAGTCAGAATGCATTGGTGGCAGTGGCGCGGGCTACAAAAGACGATGATGATTTAGTTAGAGAAGCTGCTGCGATTGCTGCTCAGCCGTATAGCATTGAGTATCGTTGGCGTCTATTGTCGCCGCTAATTGATGATCAAATAAAGTCAGTGAGAATGGCCGTCGCAGCAAATCTTGTGCGTGATTATTCAACGCTTGATACTGACCAACAGAAGAGATTAACAACCAGCGTAACAGAGTTGATTGACTACTTAGACGATAAGAAGGATACCCAGTCAAGGTTGCTGTTAGCGGATGTCTATCGATGGTTTGGCAAATGGCAACAAGCGGATGTTATCTACCAAGCATTGTTGGCGAATCATCCAGATAATGTTCAAGTGTGGTTAAGCTTGGCGGATAACTACCGTGCCCAAGGTCATGATAAAGCCGCGCTTGAGACACTTAATGGAGCCATTGAGCGTCATCAGAAAAATGCTGCGCTGCATTACTCCAAAGCATTAACTTTAGTTCGCTTGGAACAATCCGAGCAAGCAGCAGATGAGATGAAACAGGCAGCAGAACTTGCGCAAGACAACAGCTATTACTGGTATTTAAACGGTGTGCTCCAAGAGCCAATGGATGTTGCACATGCGACTCGTTCATTTGAAAAGGCGTATTTGATTTCAGGTGCCCCTGAACAGCTCTATGCTTTGTGTGATATCTATGTGCGTCATAACCACGACAAGAGCCAACAGTGTTTAGCTGAACTAGAAACCATTGCACCTGCCTATGTGATTGAGCAGCTAAACCGTCAATCACAGCATGCGGGCTAAACGTGTACGTTAAGTATCAGATGGGTTGATGAGACTTTCGACGTAGCAAACAGAAAAAGGAACGCCTAGGCGATTAAACTGCTTGATCCAGCGCAGCTGGTTATCTTGCAGTTTATCGCCAGGGCCTTTGACTTCGATCCACTGAAACTCTCCATCCTTAAAAGCGATCAGGTCAGGTAAACCATTGCGATAAAGCTTCAAATCACTCAGTTGAACTCGGAGTAGGGCTTCCAACATACAGGAAGGAATTGATTTTAACGCCTGTTTAAGTAGTGGTTCGGGTAAGTGCGTCCAATTCACAAACGGATTACTAATACCAAACTTAACCTTATGATTATCGATGATAAATTGACAGTTTCCGTTAGCGATATCCTTGAGTCGTAGCTCTATCAGTTTGTGCCGTTTGGCGTAGAATTCTGCGTGGTACAAGTCGAGCGGTTTAAATTGATATGCATTAATAAATGCCCCCTCGACCGGGGCAAATACCGCTTCCCATAGGGCCAAACCTAATAGGCCGTTGAGTAGTGTATTCTCGCTAAAGTAAACCTGCCATCCTAATGTCTCATAATGATCTTTGACCGCTAATTCTACCCGCTGCTGAGTTAAGTCTAGTGTGAGATGGTGTTGATTGTGCGGTGGCTTGGTTGATCGACTAACCTTTTGACCTTGTTTGCGTTGTAGACGTTGCTGAAGTTTTTGACCAATTTCTAACTCAGAGAGGTTGTAAGGTTGGGTTAGAATTAATGTGACGCTGTCACTAAAGCGTTTATCATCGTTTAACTTGTCAAAGATACGAGCTTGCCGTTCCCGAGATGGTGGCAAAGAAGTTTGCGCGTATAAACTAAGAGCTGTTTGGTAATCTTCTAGGCGTTCGAAATCACGGGCGATATCGTTGATAAGATGTTGCCGCTTTCTCTCAACATAGTCATGGTCTATTGGTTGTGGAAGGGCGGCCGAGAGATCCTTAAGCGATTCAAGTTGCTTTCTATCACAAGTCCAATATTGCTCGCTAAGTTTGCCTAGTGCGATTAACTGCTCAACTTGACTGCGATGGGAGAAAAAGCGTCTTTCTTTACTTAGTTGATAATCTTCAAACGTATTTAAGCCAAGATCACTTAGGACAAATTGTGTCAAATCTTGATGGGTATTGGCAAAGAACAACGTCAAGAGAAAATCGATGATATCGGCATAGCACAAATCGATTACGTCAAACTGCAGTTGGTCAAAGTGAACAAATGGAACATCTTTCAGCAATGCGACCATTTGTGGCTTATTGAGAGATTTTGCTATCTCAGGAAACAGGGTAGATAGTTCCGTTTTGGTTAGCAGAGATTGTGCAAGTTGCTGCTCGGTAATCGGGGAGTTGAGAGTAATAAAGTCATTGGCCGCTAATTGCGATAACGCGGCTGGAATCGATGGAATTTCAGCATAGCTCAACTTGTCGCTGCGAAAATAGTGACCTTTTCGACTATATAAGCGGACTAACAAGCATTGGCTCTGCTTGTCTAATTGACGAAATCGGGCAATCCAATCGA
This window of the Vibrio panuliri genome carries:
- a CDS encoding HEAT repeat domain-containing protein, yielding MKFTVLKSSLVALAMICAQPSFASQSALIQQKPQSSEQEVHSAEQRIAQLSYQAQDTSLESEVRVQALQQLARYPSQNALVAVARATKDDDDLVREAAAIAAQPYSIEYRWRLLSPLIDDQIKSVRMAVAANLVRDYSTLDTDQQKRLTTSVTELIDYLDDKKDTQSRLLLADVYRWFGKWQQADVIYQALLANHPDNVQVWLSLADNYRAQGHDKAALETLNGAIERHQKNAALHYSKALTLVRLEQSEQAADEMKQAAELAQDNSYYWYLNGVLQEPMDVAHATRSFEKAYLISGAPEQLYALCDIYVRHNHDKSQQCLAELETIAPAYVIEQLNRQSQHAG
- a CDS encoding VRR-NUC domain-containing protein, yielding MKPEIQLAEDYYLDNFSRLMEHALKWYQDFLAQVELDWIARFRQLDKQSQCLLVRLYSRKGHYFRSDKLSYAEIPSIPAALSQLAANDFITLNSPITEQQLAQSLLTKTELSTLFPEIAKSLNKPQMVALLKDVPFVHFDQLQFDVIDLCYADIIDFLLTLFFANTHQDLTQFVLSDLGLNTFEDYQLSKERRFFSHRSQVEQLIALGKLSEQYWTCDRKQLESLKDLSAALPQPIDHDYVERKRQHLINDIARDFERLEDYQTALSLYAQTSLPPSRERQARIFDKLNDDKRFSDSVTLILTQPYNLSELEIGQKLQQRLQRKQGQKVSRSTKPPHNQHHLTLDLTQQRVELAVKDHYETLGWQVYFSENTLLNGLLGLALWEAVFAPVEGAFINAYQFKPLDLYHAEFYAKRHKLIELRLKDIANGNCQFIIDNHKVKFGISNPFVNWTHLPEPLLKQALKSIPSCMLEALLRVQLSDLKLYRNGLPDLIAFKDGEFQWIEVKGPGDKLQDNQLRWIKQFNRLGVPFSVCYVESLINPSDT